A window of the Corythoichthys intestinalis isolate RoL2023-P3 chromosome 6, ASM3026506v1, whole genome shotgun sequence genome harbors these coding sequences:
- the socs9 gene encoding suppressor of cytokine signaling 9 isoform X1 translates to MLNCIRSEKYTMSLPEDSGARRKERERGARPKVRLSRSEERQGSGSGQKSAHGRWKDLTAHEPAAERPVSDCFEYGNFLKELESRDHATATTSSQRVGCRCHSKEASLLSEEGTSIPAVGAVNSNVELTSSEGGSSGRTLRQKIQDAVGQCFPMKMSSGASTPPLPQVFSLSASCTSSRRKIHLSELMLDNCPFPEGSELAQKWHLIKQHTALEPTAGLAAFPADDVDGRLRERRRISIEHGVEPPANAEIHTLEVTPQASAALHKRRGPKLAHCVAEAGGSEQRQFFLQRQHQLLLQSCLDTLDEVVASSSDISAAHSSDPELFPRAAPHHASPHVHTQIDYIHCLVPDLLQITNLPCYWGVMDRYEAEALLEGKPEGTFLLRDSAQEDYLFSVSFRRYGRSLHARVDQWNHNFSFDVRDPSVFHAPTVTALVEHYKDPSSCMFFEPLLSFPMHRTQPFSLQRLCRAVVSSFTTYDGINALPVPNALKKQLKEYHYKQRVHVHRLDTWWE, encoded by the exons ATGTTGAATTGTATACGATCGGAAAAG TATACAATGTCATTACCAGAGGATTCGGGGGCTCGCAGAAAAGAACGTGAGAGGGGAGCGCGGCCCAAGGTGCGTCTGAGTCGTTCAGAAGAGAGACAAGGTAGTGGCAGTGGGCAGAAAAGTGCTCACGGTAGGTGGAAAGATTTAACTGCTCACGAACCGGCCGCCGAACGGCCTGTCAGTGACTGTTTTGAGTATGGAAATTTTTTAAAAGAGCTGGAGAGCAGGGACCATGCCACAGCCACCACATCTTCCCAGAGAGTGGGCTGCAGATGTCACAGTAAGGAGGCCTCATTACTGTCAGAAGAGGGAACATCCATTCCAGCAGTGGGAGCAGTCAACTCGAACGTAGAGTTGACATCCAGTGAAGGGGGCAGCAGTGGCCGCACACTCCGGCAAAAAATCCAAGACGCAGTGGGACAGTGTTTTCCCATGAAGATGAGCAGCGGAGCGAGCACGCCGCCGCTCCCTCAAGTATTCTCTCTGTCGGCCAGCTGCACCTCCTCCAGGCGCAAGATCCACCTAAGCGAGCTAATGCTGGACAACTGCCCGTTCCCGGAGGGGTCGGAGCTGGCTCAGAAATGGCATTTAATAAAACAGCACACAGCACTTGAGCCCACCGCGGGGCTGGCCGCATTTCCAGCGGATGATGTAGACGGCCGGCTAAGGGAAAGGCGGCGAATCAGCATTGAGCATGGCGTGGAGCCACCTGCCAATGCTGAGATCCATACGCTGGAGGTGACGCCCCAGGCGAGTGCGGCCCTTCACAAGCGGCGTGGCCCTAAACTGGCGCACTGTGTGGCAGAGGCAGGTGGCTCCGAACAGAGGCAGTTTTTCCTCCAGCGACAGCACCAGCTTCTTTTGCAGAGCTGTCTGGACACGCTTGATGAGGTGGTGGCGTCCTCTTCCGACATTAGTGCCGCCCATTCAAGTGACCCGGAATTATTCCCGAGAGCTGCGCCTCACCACGCCAGCCCGCACGTTCACACTCAAATAGACTACATCCACTGTTTGGTCCCTGACCTGCTGCAGATCACCAACTTGCCTTGTTACTGGGGTGTCATGGACCGCTACGAGGCGGAGGCTCTCTTGGAGGGCAAACCTGAGGGCACCTTCCTGCTGCGTGACTCTGCCCAGGAGGACTACCTCTTCTCTGTCAGTTTCCGCCGCTACGGTCGCTCGTTGCACGCCCGCGTCGACCAGTGGAACCACAACTTCAGCTTCGATGTGCGTGACCCCAGCGTCTTCCACGCGCCCACCGTCACGGCCCTAGTAGAGCATTACAAGGACCCCAGCTCATGCATGTTCTTCGAGCCATTGCTGTCCTTCCCAATGCACCGCACGCAGCCCTTCAGCCTGCAGAGGCTTTGCCGCGCTGTCGTCAGTAGCTTCACCACGTACGATGGTATCAACGCGCTGCCCGTTCCCAATGCCTTAAAGAAACAGCTTAAAGAGTATCACTACAAGCAGAGGGTACACGTTCACAGGCTGGACACttggtgggaataa
- the socs9 gene encoding suppressor of cytokine signaling 9 isoform X2, with translation MLNCIRSEKYTMSLPEDSGARRKERERGARPKVRLSRSEERQGSGSGQKSAHELESRDHATATTSSQRVGCRCHSKEASLLSEEGTSIPAVGAVNSNVELTSSEGGSSGRTLRQKIQDAVGQCFPMKMSSGASTPPLPQVFSLSASCTSSRRKIHLSELMLDNCPFPEGSELAQKWHLIKQHTALEPTAGLAAFPADDVDGRLRERRRISIEHGVEPPANAEIHTLEVTPQASAALHKRRGPKLAHCVAEAGGSEQRQFFLQRQHQLLLQSCLDTLDEVVASSSDISAAHSSDPELFPRAAPHHASPHVHTQIDYIHCLVPDLLQITNLPCYWGVMDRYEAEALLEGKPEGTFLLRDSAQEDYLFSVSFRRYGRSLHARVDQWNHNFSFDVRDPSVFHAPTVTALVEHYKDPSSCMFFEPLLSFPMHRTQPFSLQRLCRAVVSSFTTYDGINALPVPNALKKQLKEYHYKQRVHVHRLDTWWE, from the exons ATGTTGAATTGTATACGATCGGAAAAG TATACAATGTCATTACCAGAGGATTCGGGGGCTCGCAGAAAAGAACGTGAGAGGGGAGCGCGGCCCAAGGTGCGTCTGAGTCGTTCAGAAGAGAGACAAGGTAGTGGCAGTGGGCAGAAAAGTGCTCACG AGCTGGAGAGCAGGGACCATGCCACAGCCACCACATCTTCCCAGAGAGTGGGCTGCAGATGTCACAGTAAGGAGGCCTCATTACTGTCAGAAGAGGGAACATCCATTCCAGCAGTGGGAGCAGTCAACTCGAACGTAGAGTTGACATCCAGTGAAGGGGGCAGCAGTGGCCGCACACTCCGGCAAAAAATCCAAGACGCAGTGGGACAGTGTTTTCCCATGAAGATGAGCAGCGGAGCGAGCACGCCGCCGCTCCCTCAAGTATTCTCTCTGTCGGCCAGCTGCACCTCCTCCAGGCGCAAGATCCACCTAAGCGAGCTAATGCTGGACAACTGCCCGTTCCCGGAGGGGTCGGAGCTGGCTCAGAAATGGCATTTAATAAAACAGCACACAGCACTTGAGCCCACCGCGGGGCTGGCCGCATTTCCAGCGGATGATGTAGACGGCCGGCTAAGGGAAAGGCGGCGAATCAGCATTGAGCATGGCGTGGAGCCACCTGCCAATGCTGAGATCCATACGCTGGAGGTGACGCCCCAGGCGAGTGCGGCCCTTCACAAGCGGCGTGGCCCTAAACTGGCGCACTGTGTGGCAGAGGCAGGTGGCTCCGAACAGAGGCAGTTTTTCCTCCAGCGACAGCACCAGCTTCTTTTGCAGAGCTGTCTGGACACGCTTGATGAGGTGGTGGCGTCCTCTTCCGACATTAGTGCCGCCCATTCAAGTGACCCGGAATTATTCCCGAGAGCTGCGCCTCACCACGCCAGCCCGCACGTTCACACTCAAATAGACTACATCCACTGTTTGGTCCCTGACCTGCTGCAGATCACCAACTTGCCTTGTTACTGGGGTGTCATGGACCGCTACGAGGCGGAGGCTCTCTTGGAGGGCAAACCTGAGGGCACCTTCCTGCTGCGTGACTCTGCCCAGGAGGACTACCTCTTCTCTGTCAGTTTCCGCCGCTACGGTCGCTCGTTGCACGCCCGCGTCGACCAGTGGAACCACAACTTCAGCTTCGATGTGCGTGACCCCAGCGTCTTCCACGCGCCCACCGTCACGGCCCTAGTAGAGCATTACAAGGACCCCAGCTCATGCATGTTCTTCGAGCCATTGCTGTCCTTCCCAATGCACCGCACGCAGCCCTTCAGCCTGCAGAGGCTTTGCCGCGCTGTCGTCAGTAGCTTCACCACGTACGATGGTATCAACGCGCTGCCCGTTCCCAATGCCTTAAAGAAACAGCTTAAAGAGTATCACTACAAGCAGAGGGTACACGTTCACAGGCTGGACACttggtgggaataa